Proteins from one Megalopta genalis isolate 19385.01 chromosome 1, iyMegGena1_principal, whole genome shotgun sequence genomic window:
- the Unr gene encoding cold shock domain-containing Unr has protein sequence MSNNPQWKTFQPPIMNSDPAILDYKSVAIPSPKVIMGSHQTATNIYRNGTNYGSDHYMTDSTNTQKSRKELSSFPFGTFTGMEGNAGYTEDPSTNNSTYQDQSANQGPRETGIIEKLLHSYGFIQCCERQARLFFHFSQFSGNIEHLRIGDPVEFEMTYDRRTGKPIASTVSKISPEVVLSEERVTGLVTTSVYTSSDTGRISYENRGECFFLPYTKDDVEGNVTLATGDRVSFQIATNQRGNLGACHVRLENPAHPVRYRGVVCSMKENFGFIERADVVKEIFFHFSEAKSMKEELRLGDDVEFIIQTRNGKEVACNITKLPPGSIVFEEVCNDVVKGQVLKPLERGTAARHQNDPLPGRIRYRDARHCEVEIPFGDKDQKGDFTLRHGDWVQFRIATDTRDQLKRATEILLLPESFTVSGERREQGIIAALKDGFGFIRCADRELARLFFHFNEVLDVDREISVGDEVEFTVIQDPSSSFSSNRQSAIRLKHLPAGTVQFETIIEKDLVGTIIQGVSGLLPGLIGYVKENQHKSVIFFIKDCDPKNIPKVDEKVQFSICQVKRNKELVAVDISLVNSFGEKTPNGNKKLNGQICQGFIAALKDGFGFIETVNHDKEIFFHFSNFEGDASTLEVGADIECIISSGNGRGNGGCVAADYVKLVPRGSIPRPIPVSEVLDGTVVRPLRSANPDQAEYAGLIKINATNEDEDTPEYEFRIMGLVNKRELLQAGDPVQLQVDSAGHACNIVAVRKKRRATVDAVKGLFGFLAYEVDEGKKLFFHMSEVRDHAILQPGDPVEFVLITNQRTGKSSACNVTRISDSVQQRPERLISRLRTTSMEDTGPKLTVVRQPRGPDGTRGFSQERSQHTPGAIQE, from the exons ATGTCCAACAATCCTCAGTGGAAAACGTTCCAGCCGCCAATCATGAACTCTGACCCTGCAATACTTGATTATAAGTCTGTGGCTATACCTAGTCCCAAAGTTATAATGGGATCGCATCAAACAGCAACTAATATCTACAGAAATGGTACCAACTATGGTAGTGACCATTATATGACGGATTCGACTAATACGCAAAAATCGCGTAAAGAACTTTCTAGTTTTCCTTTCGGAACATTTACCGGAATGGAAGGAAATGCTGGTTATACAGAAGACCCATCAACAAATAATTCCACTTATCAAGATCAATCTGCTAACCAAGGACCACGAGAAACAggaataattgaaaaattatta CATTCTTATGGTTTTATACAGTGCTGTGAAAGACAAGCAAGATTGTTCTTTCATTTTAGCCAATTTAGCGGTAACATAGAACATTTAAGAATTGGAGATCCAGTTGAATTTGAAATGACTTATGACCGACGAACAGGAAAACCTATTGCTAGTACAGTCAGTAAGATTTCTCCGGAGGTG GTGCTAAGCGAAGAACGAGTTACTGGGCTCGTAACTACATCAGTATACACGAGTAGTGACACAGGGCGTATTAGTTACGAAAACAGAGGAGAATGTTTTTTTTTGCCATATACAAAAGATGATGTAGAAGGAAATGTTACTTTGGCTACTGGTGACAGAGTGTCATTTCAAATTGCTACTAATCAACG TGGAAATTTGGGTGCATGTCATGTAAGATTGGAAAATCCAGCACATCCAGTTCGCTATCGTGGAGTAGTATGCTCGATGAAAGAAAACTTTGGCTTTATTGAACGTGCTGATGTAGTTAAAGAGATTTTCTTCCACTttagtgaagctaaatctatgaAAGAAGAACTTAGATTAGGAGATGATGTTGAATTTATAATACAAACTCGAAAT GGAAAAGAAGTAGCTTGTAATATTACTAAGTTACCACCTGGTTCTATAGTATTTGAAGAAGTCTGCAATGATGTAGTAAAGGGACAGGTATTAAAGCCTTTAGAAAGAGGCACTGCTGCTCGTCATCAAAATGATCCATTACCTGGAAGAATTCGTTATAGAGATGCTCGTCATTGTGAAGTCGAAATTCCGTTTGGAGATAAAGATCAAAAAGGAGATTTTACTCTTAG ACATGGGGACTGGGTCCAATTTCGTATTGCTACGGATACTAGAGATCAACTCAAAAGAGCTACTGAAATATTGTTGTTACCTGAATCTTTTACTGTATCCGGTGAAAGACGAGAACAAGGCATTATTGCTGCTCTCAAAGATGGGTTTGGTTTCATTCGTTGTGCAGATCGAGAGTTAGCgcgtttattttttcatttcaatGAGGTTCTTGATGTTGATAGAGAAATTAGTGTAGGAGATGAAGTTGAGTTTACAGTTATTCAA gATCCTTCTTCATCATTTTCGAGTAATCGACAAAGTGCAATTAGGTTGAAACATTTACCAGCTGGTACAGTTCAATTTGAAACAATCATAGAAAAAGATTTGGTCGGTACTATAATTCAAGGTGTAAGCGGTTTGTTACCTGGTCTCATTGGATACGTGAAGGAAAATCAACATAAGAGtgttattttcttcattaaagATTGTGATCCAAAAAATATTCCGAAAGTAGATGAAAAG GTTCAATTTAGTATTTGTCAAGTAAAACGAAATAAAGAACTTGTTGCTGTTGACATATCTCTAGTGAATTCTTTTGGTGAGAAGACTCCAAATGGTAACAAAAAGTTAAATGGTCAAATTTGTCAGGGCTTTATTGCTGCTCTCAAAGATGGATTTGGTTTTATTGAGACTGTGAATCACgataaagaaatattttttcacTTCAG CAATTTTGAAGGAGACGCTAGTACATTGGAAGTAGGAGCTGATATTGAATGTATAATCAGTTCTGGAAATGGTAGAGGAAACGGTGGTTGTGTTGCCGCGGATTATGTTAAATTAGTACCTCGTGGAAGCATTCCTAGGCCAATACCAGTTAGCGAAGTGCTTGATGGAACGGTCGTGAGACCATTACGAAGTGCAAATCCTGATCAGGCAGAGTATGCTGGTTTGATAAAGATAAACGCTACTAACGAAGACGAAGACACACCAGAATACGAGTTTAGAATTATGGGATTGGTTAATAAACGCGAGCTACTGCAGGCTGGTGACCCTGTTCAATTACAGGTTGATTCAGCAGGGCATGCTTGTAATATTGTAGCGGTTAGAAAAAAGAGAAGAGCAACAGTGGATGCAGTGAAAGGTCTTTTCGGTTTTCTTGCCTATGAAGTTGATGAGGGTAAGAAATTATTCTTTCACATGAGTGAAGTTCGAGACCATGCGATACTTCAACCAGGAGACCCGGTTGAATTTGTTTTGATTACGAATCAACGTACTGGTAAATCGTCTGCATGCAATGTAACACGAATAag CGATTCAGTCCAACAACGACCCGAACGTTTGATCAGCCGATTGCGGACTACATCTATGGAAGACACAGGTCCTAAATTAACGGTAGTTAGGCAACCAAGGGGGCCAGACGGTACGCGTGGATTTAGTCAAGAAAGATCCCAGCATACCCCTGGTGCCATTCAAGAGTAA